The genomic window ACGACATGGCAGCCCTCGTCCCGATCGTGACTGAGGCCGGTGGCCGCTTTACCTCCCTTGAAGGCGAGGACGGCCCTTTCGGCGGCAACGCACTGGCGACCAATTCAATCCTGCACTCAGAGGTACTCAAGCGTCTCAACCCAGGTTTGGACGATCTCCTCTAGTTCCAGTCCGCTGGCAACATTTAGGTCCTTTCAGCGAATATTCGACGGCGGATGCCCCCTTTGGTGGGCGTCTGCCGTTTTTTCTTCGCCAAAGTTCCGTTTTACAAGCCTGACGTAACAAAGTGCTTAACATTGCGCAGCGACTTTGGAGGGCCGCTGGAGGTGCCCTAACCTTTTTTACAGGTCACGAGTGCCAGCGCTAAACCCCGGTTTGCTGGCCGGCAACCCTCCATTCGCGGTGGGGTGCCCCGGGTGACGACCCGGCCGGTCCGGAACGGATGCGGCAAGCGCGGATCCCCTATGGGGGTCCCTCTTGAATGAGGTCCCATGAGTACTGTCACGTTCGATGCCAACGCCATTCCTTCCTTTGTCGAAGAAGCCCCGTCACCGGCAGCTGCTGCAATCCGCCCGCTCGCCGCGGTCACAGGCGCCGAGCTGCAGGCCCCGCTGATCCAAGGCGGCCACGTTCGTTACGCCAACCTGGACTATGGAGCATCGGCTCCGGCACTGACCATCGTCTCGGCATATCTCAACGAGGTCCTGCCTTACTACGCCAGCGTGCACCGCGGCGCTGGGTATGCTTCACAGATCAGTACCTCGGTCTATGAGAACTCGCGCAACATCGTGCGCGACTTCGTGGGTGGGCGCCCGGACGATTCCGTCATTTTTACGCGGAACACCACCGATTCCCTGAACCTTTTGGCCGGCTGCCTTCCGCAGACCGATGGCACGTTCTCCGGCGAAGTCCTCTACCTGGACATCGAGCACCACGCCAACCTGCTCCCCTGGCAAGGCGTACCGCACCGCAGCGTGGTAGCGGCCTCCACGCTGGCCGCGACGCTGGACAAGCTCCGCGCCGAGTTGGCGCAGGGCGGGGTCAGCCTCCTCGCAGTCACCGGCGCCTCGAACGTCACCGGCGAGATCCTCCCGATAGCCGAACTCGCGTCCTTGGCACATGAGTACGGCGCCAGGATCGTGGTTGACGCAGCCCAGCTGGCACCCCACCGCAGGATCAACATCACCGAAGCCGACGTCGACTACATCGTTTTCTCGGGCCACAAGCTGTACGCGCCCTTCGGTGCCGGTGTAGTGGTGGGCCGTCCGGACTGGCTCGACGCCGGCACCCCGCACCTGGCCGGTGGAGGCGCCGTCCGTGAAGCCCGCCTGGACTCCGTCAGTTGGGCCACCGGACCCGCCCGTCACGAGGGCGGCTCCCCCAACGTGCTCGGCGCCGCAACCCTTGCACGGGCGACGCAGGTCCTCGCCGGACTGGACCAGGAGGCCTGGCACTCCCACGAGGCCGCCATCCGCTCCTACCTGGTGGACGGTCTTGAGGCCATTGAGGGAGTGACGGTACACCGGATCTTCTCCGACTCCGTGGACACCATTGGCGTCGTCAACTTCTCCGTGGAAGGATTCGACGCCGGTTTGGTCGCCGCCTACCTGGCTGCCGAGCACGGCGTTGGCCTCCGGGACGGCCGCTTCTGCGCCCACCCGTTGCTCAAGCGCCTGGGCCTTCCCTCGGGATCCCTACGTGCAAGCTTTGGCGTTGGCTCCCGTTTGGAGGACGCCACAAGGCTGCTGGCGGGCATCGAGAACCTCAAGGGCAACGGACTTGGCTGGGACTACGTGGTGGACGAAGGCCGCTGGGTACCTGCCAATGACCACCGCACCTACCCCGAGTGGGCTCCCAATACTCCCGGCACAGCTGGTGCCGCTCCCTGCACTGTGGACTAAAGCGCCCCCGCCCGACTAAGACATCACCGTCGACTACAGCGCCACCGCGGACCAAGACATCACCGCCGACTAAGACATCACCGTGGGGCAAGCCGCTCCATTGGGACCGGTGGGCTTCCCGGACGCGGGGCATCAGGTCGTGTCCGCTGCGGTAAATTCGTAGGGTACCTTTTTGGCGAGCCTGTGAAGGAGTCTTTGGTGGCGATACGTTCTACGGCTGCCTCGAACGGGCGGCCCGCCATTCCCGCACCGGCCGGACCACGTGGACCCAAGCTTCATGCCCACCGCCGCCATGAATTCGGCCAAAGCTTCCAGGATGGCGGAGAGCACTACGATCG from Arthrobacter sp. StoSoilB20 includes these protein-coding regions:
- a CDS encoding aminotransferase class V-fold PLP-dependent enzyme, with protein sequence MSTVTFDANAIPSFVEEAPSPAAAAIRPLAAVTGAELQAPLIQGGHVRYANLDYGASAPALTIVSAYLNEVLPYYASVHRGAGYASQISTSVYENSRNIVRDFVGGRPDDSVIFTRNTTDSLNLLAGCLPQTDGTFSGEVLYLDIEHHANLLPWQGVPHRSVVAASTLAATLDKLRAELAQGGVSLLAVTGASNVTGEILPIAELASLAHEYGARIVVDAAQLAPHRRINITEADVDYIVFSGHKLYAPFGAGVVVGRPDWLDAGTPHLAGGGAVREARLDSVSWATGPARHEGGSPNVLGAATLARATQVLAGLDQEAWHSHEAAIRSYLVDGLEAIEGVTVHRIFSDSVDTIGVVNFSVEGFDAGLVAAYLAAEHGVGLRDGRFCAHPLLKRLGLPSGSLRASFGVGSRLEDATRLLAGIENLKGNGLGWDYVVDEGRWVPANDHRTYPEWAPNTPGTAGAAPCTVD